One window of the Archangium primigenium genome contains the following:
- a CDS encoding cytochrome P450, giving the protein MPTAVDIAHLPGEGGIGTAVRNTLGWMRHGIDHLAAQHRRYGPVYRSVFAGYQVVCVADPDMVLSIARDEQTWSTSLAWLTFFQGIDPKINAAKVDSPLFLDFKAHRDARKVFQPAFGHAATASYFEAATSIYTEAIERWVERGQVSFKDDIRSLMMKVSTRIFLGVDDEAEKFERALIDYWEGPLSLTRSPLLSPAWRRSIRGHRTLCEMLRSRIAARRASGGEDLFSRLCAKSQEPETLVDDDGLVRLMIGIKSAAFATTSSGLTSMAYLLATYPEWQERLREEALALSKGRINYEESGKLEVTSRVWKETMRLYPVAPYTARRALHDTQLGQWRIPAGTFVMGMISVAMQDETLWSNPRSFDPDRFTEARAEDKKHKAAFLPFGIGSHTCTGMHLANAEVKAFWHAMLTRCRFSLVRESKARHTYMPAGIVSGDVQLRIERL; this is encoded by the coding sequence ATGCCCACCGCCGTCGACATCGCGCACCTGCCCGGTGAAGGCGGTATCGGCACCGCCGTGCGAAACACACTCGGCTGGATGCGTCATGGCATCGACCATCTGGCGGCGCAGCACCGCCGCTACGGGCCCGTCTACCGCTCGGTCTTCGCCGGCTACCAGGTCGTCTGCGTCGCGGACCCCGACATGGTCCTGTCCATCGCGCGCGACGAGCAGACGTGGTCCACCTCGCTCGCATGGCTCACCTTCTTCCAGGGGATTGATCCCAAGATCAACGCCGCGAAGGTCGACTCCCCTCTCTTCCTGGACTTCAAGGCGCACCGGGATGCCCGGAAGGTCTTCCAGCCGGCGTTCGGCCACGCCGCCACCGCCAGCTACTTCGAGGCCGCGACGTCCATCTACACCGAGGCGATCGAGCGCTGGGTGGAGCGCGGTCAGGTGTCGTTCAAGGACGACATCCGCAGCCTGATGATGAAGGTGTCGACGCGCATCTTCCTGGGCGTCGACGACGAGGCCGAGAAGTTCGAGCGCGCGTTGATTGACTACTGGGAGGGGCCCCTGTCGCTCACGCGCAGCCCGCTGCTCAGCCCGGCCTGGCGCCGGTCCATCCGCGGTCACCGCACGCTGTGCGAGATGCTGCGCTCGCGGATCGCCGCCCGGCGTGCTTCCGGCGGAGAGGATCTGTTCAGCCGCCTGTGCGCCAAGAGCCAGGAGCCCGAGACGCTGGTGGATGACGACGGTCTGGTGCGGCTGATGATCGGCATCAAGTCCGCCGCGTTCGCCACCACGTCGTCGGGGTTGACCAGCATGGCCTACCTCCTGGCCACCTACCCGGAGTGGCAGGAGCGACTGCGTGAGGAGGCACTCGCCCTGTCCAAGGGACGGATCAACTACGAGGAGAGCGGCAAGCTCGAGGTGACCTCGCGGGTGTGGAAGGAGACGATGCGCCTCTACCCCGTCGCGCCCTACACCGCGCGGCGCGCGCTCCATGACACCCAGCTCGGCCAGTGGCGGATCCCCGCGGGCACTTTCGTCATGGGGATGATTTCCGTGGCGATGCAGGACGAGACGCTGTGGAGCAATCCGCGCAGCTTCGACCCGGACCGCTTCACCGAGGCGCGCGCCGAGGACAAGAAGCACAAGGCGGCGTTCCTGCCGTTTGGCATTGGGAGCCACACCTGTACGGGCATGCACCTGGCGAACGCCGAGGTGAAGGCCTTCTGGCACGCCATGCTCACGCGCTGCCGCTTCTCGCTCGTGCGCGAGTCCAAGGCGCGCCACACGTACATGCCGGCGGGCATCGTCTCCGGCGACGTCCAGCTGCGCATCGAGCGGCTCTGA
- a CDS encoding DUF1592 domain-containing protein, whose translation MLTFRRLVALGALFSTAVFLPACTASSDAGCPDDLEFFRTQMWEPTMSTQCIACHSASGAAKGTRMVLLSPDEPGALEENFMTVRAMAREKVDGTSLLLLKPTGLHPAGHGGGKLVAQTSTLYTNFQRFADRVNGTPGACDGSLQQMACTPEGLDPTARRQLRMLTRFEYDNTLKDLLYLDTESKWGQALPAEEVVHGFDNTADARAVGQLLTDKLLTASEQAAAAAVAKLSRHVSCAPGEACARTYIQDFGARAFRAPLAAEDLSRYQTLYASVASEDGYLKGLEAVTTAMLLSPHFLYRSELGQHQGNGRYVLSDYELASELSYLFWGSMPDADLFAKAKAGQLHTPEQLAAEARRMLASPRSRPMLDHFVSQWLDLEKLAQTPKDPSLFADFTPAVRAAMKEETLSLFNSVVRQEGGGHLADLFTAEYTYASDTLAAFYRLPTSLAGSTVSTGSRRWELTGTGRGGILSHGSILATQATAQVASPVRRGRLVRERLLCQPLPPAPPGLNLELPTVDPGMPNRERFSEHSSNPSCSACHKMMDPIGFGFEQFNSVGRFEPKLANGTQVDASGEILASPSTQGTFTGVEELQDKLADSPDVQQCFSLQWLRFGYGVSGDDSTCAATQLSERFRQSATSIPELLVSLTQLPRFTQRWGAVAAMPAPPPPTGTIPVPTPPETVPGTGGQTPQPPTMGGVQVSTKVQDDWGGGYCHNVKVTNTSSSETNWRISLQVEGTIFNAWNATYKLTGAGVVEFTGVDWNGRLSPGNSASFGFCASR comes from the coding sequence GTGCTGACCTTCCGGCGACTCGTTGCCCTTGGCGCTCTTTTCTCCACCGCGGTCTTCCTTCCCGCGTGCACCGCGTCCAGCGACGCGGGCTGCCCGGACGATCTGGAGTTCTTCCGCACCCAGATGTGGGAGCCCACCATGTCCACGCAGTGCATCGCCTGCCACAGCGCGAGCGGCGCGGCGAAGGGCACGCGCATGGTGCTGCTGTCCCCGGACGAGCCGGGGGCGCTGGAGGAGAACTTCATGACGGTGCGGGCCATGGCCCGCGAGAAGGTGGACGGCACGTCGCTGCTGCTGCTCAAGCCCACGGGCCTGCACCCCGCGGGGCACGGGGGCGGCAAGCTCGTGGCGCAGACGAGCACCCTGTACACGAACTTCCAGCGCTTCGCGGACCGCGTCAACGGCACGCCCGGCGCGTGTGACGGCTCGCTCCAGCAGATGGCGTGCACGCCGGAGGGCCTGGATCCCACCGCCCGGCGCCAGCTGCGCATGCTCACGCGCTTCGAGTACGACAACACCCTCAAGGACCTGCTCTACCTGGACACGGAGTCCAAGTGGGGCCAGGCGCTGCCGGCCGAGGAGGTGGTGCACGGCTTCGACAACACGGCCGACGCGCGCGCCGTGGGCCAGTTGCTCACCGACAAGCTGCTCACCGCGTCCGAGCAGGCCGCCGCGGCCGCCGTGGCGAAGCTGTCCCGGCACGTGTCGTGCGCGCCCGGCGAGGCCTGCGCCCGCACGTACATCCAGGACTTCGGCGCCCGCGCCTTCCGCGCGCCGCTGGCCGCGGAGGACCTGTCGCGCTACCAGACGCTGTATGCGTCCGTGGCGAGCGAGGACGGCTACCTCAAGGGCCTGGAGGCGGTGACCACCGCCATGCTCCTGTCCCCCCACTTCCTCTACCGCTCGGAGCTCGGTCAGCACCAGGGCAATGGCCGCTACGTGCTCAGCGACTACGAACTGGCCTCGGAGCTGTCCTACCTCTTCTGGGGCTCCATGCCGGACGCGGACCTGTTCGCCAAGGCGAAGGCGGGCCAGTTGCACACGCCCGAGCAGCTCGCCGCCGAGGCGCGCCGCATGCTGGCCTCGCCCCGGAGCCGCCCCATGCTCGACCACTTCGTGAGCCAGTGGCTGGACTTGGAGAAGCTCGCGCAGACGCCGAAGGACCCTTCCCTGTTCGCGGACTTCACCCCGGCGGTGCGCGCGGCCATGAAGGAGGAGACGCTGTCCCTGTTCAACTCCGTGGTGCGCCAGGAGGGCGGCGGGCACCTGGCGGACCTCTTCACGGCCGAGTACACCTACGCCTCGGACACGCTGGCGGCGTTCTACCGGCTGCCCACGTCACTGGCGGGCTCGACCGTGTCCACGGGCTCGCGCCGCTGGGAGCTCACCGGCACGGGCCGCGGCGGCATCCTCTCTCACGGCAGCATCCTGGCCACCCAGGCCACGGCCCAGGTCGCCTCGCCCGTGCGCCGCGGCCGGCTCGTGCGCGAGCGCCTCTTGTGCCAGCCCCTGCCCCCCGCCCCTCCGGGCCTCAACCTGGAGCTGCCCACGGTGGACCCGGGCATGCCCAACCGCGAGCGCTTCTCGGAGCACTCGAGCAACCCCTCGTGCTCGGCGTGCCACAAGATGATGGATCCCATCGGCTTTGGCTTCGAGCAGTTCAACAGCGTGGGGCGCTTCGAGCCGAAGCTGGCCAATGGCACGCAGGTGGACGCGAGCGGGGAGATCCTCGCCTCGCCCTCCACCCAGGGCACCTTCACGGGCGTGGAGGAGTTGCAGGACAAGCTCGCCGACAGCCCGGACGTGCAGCAGTGCTTCTCCCTGCAGTGGCTGCGCTTCGGCTATGGCGTGTCCGGCGATGACTCCACCTGCGCGGCCACCCAGCTGTCCGAGCGCTTCCGTCAGAGCGCGACGAGCATCCCCGAGCTGCTGGTGTCGCTGACGCAGCTGCCGCGCTTCACCCAGCGCTGGGGCGCGGTCGCCGCCATGCCCGCGCCGCCGCCGCCCACGGGCACCATCCCCGTCCCCACCCCGCCGGAGACCGTTCCCGGCACGGGCGGGCAGACCCCGCAGCCCCCGACCATGGGCGGCGTCCAGGTGTCCACGAAGGTCCAGGACGACTGGGGCGGCGGCTACTGCCACAACGTCAAGGTGACCAACACCAGCTCCTCCGAGACGAACTGGCGCATCTCGCTCCAGGTGGAGGGCACGATCTTCAACGCCTGGAACGCCACCTACAAGCTCACCGGCGCGGGCGTGGTGGAGTTCACCGGCGTGGACTGGAACGGCCGCTTGTCTCCGGGCAACAGCGCCAGCTTCGGCTTCTGCGCCAGCCGCTGA
- a CDS encoding DUF1552 domain-containing protein, with product MRRRDFTASLGLSLLASPLLRLLGGEAHAATLRKRRLIVVFTPNGTVHKHWRPTGGEKDFAFPAGSMLEPLNPYRSNLLVCEGLDFVDVDNHDAGMANMLTGGGTARDASGGLSVDQYVASKLGEGSRFKSLEFGVQTSLWGAAKSTRMSYSAPGIFVSPEDVPRNAYQRLFGALGGDTAAADKQTRRRKSMLDMARTDLNDLATRVGSEEKQRLEQHLEALRQTEKGLVTPISVDGCALPEVPLAVNAQANEQFPAVGRMQMDLMVSALACGMTRVASLQWSHTVAPQVFTWAGSSEAHHELSHKDDANTAGIADFVRCERWFAEQFAYLLRALKARPDLENGGTLLDSTLVVWAKELGDSRLHNCRSVPFVLAGGTDSGFRFGRYLRYTNASHQKLLTSVCQAMGVSIEAFGDPSRSTGTLDGLV from the coding sequence ATGAGGAGAAGGGACTTCACCGCGAGTCTGGGTCTGTCCTTGCTGGCGTCTCCGCTGTTGCGGCTGTTGGGCGGCGAGGCCCACGCGGCCACCCTCCGCAAGCGCCGACTCATCGTCGTCTTCACGCCCAATGGCACCGTGCACAAGCACTGGCGCCCCACGGGGGGGGAGAAGGACTTCGCGTTTCCGGCGGGCAGCATGCTCGAGCCGCTCAATCCCTACCGCTCCAACCTCCTCGTCTGTGAGGGATTGGATTTCGTGGACGTGGACAACCACGACGCCGGCATGGCGAACATGCTCACCGGCGGCGGCACGGCGCGCGACGCGTCGGGCGGCCTGTCCGTGGATCAATACGTCGCGAGCAAGCTCGGCGAGGGCTCGCGCTTCAAGTCCCTGGAGTTCGGCGTCCAGACGAGCCTGTGGGGCGCCGCGAAGTCCACGCGCATGTCCTACTCGGCGCCGGGCATCTTCGTCTCGCCCGAGGACGTGCCGCGCAATGCCTATCAGCGCCTGTTCGGCGCGCTGGGCGGGGACACGGCCGCCGCGGACAAGCAGACCCGCCGCCGCAAGAGCATGCTGGACATGGCGCGCACGGATCTCAACGACCTGGCCACGCGCGTGGGCTCCGAGGAGAAGCAGCGGCTGGAGCAGCACCTGGAGGCCCTGCGCCAGACGGAGAAGGGCCTGGTGACGCCCATCTCCGTGGACGGGTGCGCCCTGCCCGAGGTCCCCCTGGCGGTGAACGCGCAGGCCAACGAGCAGTTCCCGGCGGTGGGCCGCATGCAGATGGACCTGATGGTGAGCGCGCTCGCGTGCGGCATGACGCGCGTGGCCTCGCTGCAGTGGTCGCACACCGTGGCGCCCCAGGTCTTCACCTGGGCGGGCTCCAGCGAGGCGCACCACGAGCTGTCCCACAAGGACGACGCCAACACGGCGGGCATCGCGGACTTCGTGCGGTGCGAGCGCTGGTTCGCCGAGCAGTTCGCCTACCTGCTGCGCGCCCTCAAGGCGCGGCCGGACCTGGAGAACGGCGGCACGCTGCTGGACTCCACGCTGGTGGTGTGGGCCAAGGAGCTCGGCGACAGCCGCCTGCACAACTGCCGCTCGGTGCCCTTCGTGCTCGCGGGAGGCACGGACAGCGGTTTCCGCTTCGGGCGCTACCTGCGCTACACCAATGCCTCGCACCAGAAGCTGCTCACGTCGGTGTGCCAGGCCATGGGCGTGTCGATCGAGGCCTTTGGCGATCCCTCCCGCTCGACGGGCACGCTCGACGGGCTCGTCTGA
- the cutA gene encoding divalent-cation tolerance protein CutA yields the protein MTEAILVFVTAPTADKAAELARTLVEEGLAACGNILPGVRSIYRWEGRVHDEPEVLLLLKSWAPRFEALRARVVALHPYECPEVLRVDVAEGHPPYLRWIQDAVLPGR from the coding sequence ATGACCGAGGCCATCCTCGTGTTCGTGACGGCGCCCACGGCCGACAAGGCGGCGGAGCTCGCGCGGACGCTGGTGGAGGAGGGCCTCGCCGCCTGCGGCAACATCCTCCCCGGCGTGCGCTCCATCTATCGGTGGGAGGGTCGCGTGCACGACGAGCCCGAGGTCCTGCTCCTGCTCAAGTCCTGGGCCCCGCGCTTCGAGGCTCTGCGCGCGCGCGTGGTCGCGCTCCACCCTTATGAGTGCCCGGAGGTGCTCCGCGTGGACGTGGCCGAGGGCCACCCGCCGTATTTGCGGTGGATCCAGGACGCGGTCCTGCCCGGCCGATAG
- a CDS encoding acyl-CoA dehydrogenase family protein — MTEADLLQEAERLSGLLAEKAAEHDREGSFPDEGFEAIIRSPLNTALLDGCSWRTFGRIVGTLSRGNASFGTAWLMHQGTAITFLALPQKDQVAHFEAQFRAGAWFGNALSEPTSGNLFLMPQQEARRVEGGWRLSGAKRFVSGCDRARYLVTNAVCDGQPGFFLIDKDDSIRVEDIWDSMGMRATRSQLLHLRDTLLPESRRLQLDPTAPSAISVGLPWISIGIAEASLAFALEYARTRRLPPQDRPLAEMQWIQFSVADMSIRLEAARALAERSLLATDQKEPVAPLLQMQAKVVANEAAIAISTAALELAGGSGYLRTHPIERYVRDAMSGPLMAWSSAVIRDFLGKQLLGLNGPRAP; from the coding sequence ATGACAGAAGCGGATCTCCTGCAAGAAGCGGAGCGGTTGAGTGGGTTGTTGGCGGAAAAGGCCGCCGAGCATGACCGGGAGGGTTCATTTCCGGACGAGGGGTTCGAGGCCATCATCCGCTCGCCGCTCAACACGGCGCTGCTGGATGGGTGCTCGTGGCGGACGTTCGGGCGGATCGTGGGCACGCTGTCCCGGGGCAATGCGTCCTTCGGGACGGCGTGGCTGATGCACCAGGGCACGGCCATCACCTTCCTCGCGCTGCCCCAGAAGGATCAGGTGGCGCACTTCGAGGCCCAGTTCCGCGCGGGGGCGTGGTTTGGCAACGCCCTGTCCGAGCCCACCAGCGGCAACCTCTTCCTGATGCCCCAGCAGGAGGCGCGTCGGGTGGAGGGGGGCTGGCGGCTGTCGGGCGCCAAGCGCTTCGTGTCGGGGTGTGATCGGGCGCGCTACCTGGTGACCAACGCGGTGTGTGACGGGCAGCCCGGCTTCTTCCTCATCGACAAGGATGACTCCATCCGGGTGGAGGACATCTGGGACTCCATGGGCATGCGCGCCACGCGCAGCCAGTTGCTGCACCTGCGGGACACGCTGCTGCCCGAGTCGCGCCGGCTCCAATTGGATCCCACCGCCCCCAGCGCCATCTCCGTGGGCCTGCCGTGGATTTCCATCGGCATCGCCGAGGCGAGCCTCGCCTTCGCGCTGGAGTACGCGCGCACGCGCCGGCTGCCGCCCCAGGACCGGCCCCTGGCGGAGATGCAGTGGATCCAGTTCTCCGTGGCGGACATGAGCATCCGCCTGGAGGCGGCACGGGCCCTGGCCGAGCGCTCCCTGCTCGCCACGGATCAGAAGGAGCCCGTCGCCCCCCTGCTGCAGATGCAGGCCAAGGTGGTGGCCAACGAGGCGGCCATCGCCATCTCCACCGCCGCCCTGGAGCTCGCGGGAGGCTCGGGCTACCTGCGCACCCACCCCATCGAGCGCTACGTGCGCGACGCCATGAGCGGGCCCCTGATGGCGTGGTCCTCGGCGGTCATCCGGGACTTCCTGGGCAAGCAGCTGCTCGGCCTCAACGGACCGCGCGCGCCATGA
- a CDS encoding TetR/AcrR family transcriptional regulator, whose amino-acid sequence MSPRLAVRVEQLREERRRDVLRAARKVFARRGFVAAKISDIASAAGISHGLVHHYFPTKEALFVAVIDDSIQGWEALIATAHARPQSAWERLVEVCAAMGEHSEAAGEHLLIIVHASMGEGAPAPVREALERLEQRVHAPLSELIEAAQRAGEATAGPPGELARAWMAVSQGLAISQALHPDRARPPLAMVLRLLKA is encoded by the coding sequence ATGAGTCCTCGCCTGGCGGTGCGGGTGGAGCAGCTTCGGGAGGAGCGGCGGCGGGACGTGCTGCGCGCGGCCCGGAAGGTGTTCGCGCGCCGGGGGTTCGTGGCGGCGAAGATCTCCGACATCGCGTCCGCCGCGGGCATCAGCCACGGCCTGGTGCACCACTACTTCCCCACGAAGGAAGCGCTCTTCGTCGCCGTCATCGACGACTCCATCCAGGGCTGGGAGGCGCTGATCGCCACGGCGCATGCCCGGCCCCAGTCCGCCTGGGAGCGGCTCGTGGAGGTGTGCGCCGCCATGGGCGAGCACTCGGAGGCGGCGGGAGAGCACCTGCTCATCATCGTGCACGCCTCCATGGGCGAGGGCGCGCCGGCGCCGGTGCGCGAGGCGCTGGAGCGACTGGAGCAGCGGGTCCACGCGCCCCTGTCGGAGCTCATCGAGGCGGCGCAGCGCGCGGGAGAGGCCACCGCGGGCCCCCCCGGAGAGCTCGCGCGCGCCTGGATGGCGGTGTCCCAGGGGCTCGCCATCAGCCAAGCCTTGCACCCGGACCGGGCCCGGCCACCGCTCGCCATGGTGTTGCGCCTGCTCAAGGCGTGA
- a CDS encoding ferredoxin: MKIVVDWGRCEANGVCVREAPDVFELNDKDELQVLSETVSPGARARVDKAIYGCPKQALSLSEE, translated from the coding sequence ATGAAGATCGTGGTCGATTGGGGCCGCTGCGAGGCCAATGGCGTCTGTGTTCGCGAGGCCCCGGATGTCTTCGAATTGAATGACAAGGATGAGCTGCAGGTGCTCTCCGAGACCGTCTCCCCGGGGGCGCGCGCCCGGGTGGACAAGGCCATCTACGGTTGCCCCAAGCAGGCGTTGTCGCTGTCCGAGGAGTGA
- a CDS encoding cytochrome P450, protein MSPTVSFAPNAPGYDVDPYPVLEALRTQAPVSYWTEGRGWLVTRYEESVAVLRDAKRFSPNRAEWEFAHQLGTAATIPELAELNRAGLFALSGADHARVRKLVSPALTPRAIERLRPEVLAIVDELLDEAASRGTINVISDIADRIPPRVIGSMLKIAKGREALFTRFTEASVKSFLPGLVRPEDVPAMRVDVQEGIALVRETIEDRRHHPLPDDILTTLIQTEEQGDRLSTPELLSLVSALIVGGFETTIHLIGFALYNLLKRPALLAQVQAEPELIKGTIEEVLRHDNFGKVGIARYALEDVELGGAHIKKGQMLLLMLNSALRDEAAFPQADVFDVRRNTNASIAFGHGLHFCLGANLARLELQLVVGRILERFPTIQLVREPSFGPHPVIRKMESLEVKLNAR, encoded by the coding sequence ATGTCGCCCACCGTGTCCTTCGCCCCGAACGCGCCCGGCTACGACGTCGATCCCTATCCCGTCCTGGAGGCGCTGCGCACCCAGGCCCCCGTGTCCTACTGGACGGAGGGCCGGGGCTGGCTCGTCACCCGCTACGAGGAGTCCGTCGCCGTGCTCCGGGACGCCAAGCGCTTCTCGCCCAACCGCGCCGAGTGGGAGTTCGCCCACCAGCTCGGCACCGCGGCGACCATCCCCGAGCTGGCGGAGCTCAACCGGGCGGGCCTCTTCGCGCTCTCCGGCGCGGATCACGCCCGGGTGCGCAAGCTCGTCAGCCCCGCGCTCACCCCGCGCGCCATCGAGCGGCTGCGGCCGGAGGTGCTGGCCATCGTCGATGAGCTCCTCGACGAGGCGGCGAGCCGGGGGACCATCAACGTCATCTCCGACATCGCGGACCGCATTCCCCCCCGGGTCATCGGCTCCATGCTGAAGATCGCCAAGGGCCGCGAGGCGCTGTTCACCCGGTTCACCGAGGCGTCGGTGAAGAGCTTCCTGCCGGGCCTGGTGCGCCCCGAGGACGTGCCCGCCATGCGGGTGGACGTGCAGGAGGGCATCGCCCTGGTGCGCGAGACGATCGAGGATCGGCGCCACCACCCGCTGCCCGACGACATCCTCACCACGCTCATCCAGACGGAGGAGCAGGGCGACCGGCTCAGCACGCCGGAGCTGCTGTCGCTCGTGTCCGCGCTCATCGTGGGCGGGTTCGAGACGACCATCCACCTCATCGGCTTCGCGCTCTACAACCTGCTCAAGCGGCCCGCGCTGCTCGCCCAGGTCCAGGCCGAGCCGGAGCTCATCAAGGGCACCATCGAGGAGGTGCTGCGCCACGACAACTTCGGCAAGGTGGGCATCGCCCGCTACGCGCTCGAGGACGTGGAGCTGGGCGGCGCGCACATCAAGAAGGGGCAGATGCTCCTGCTCATGCTCAACAGCGCGCTGCGCGACGAGGCCGCCTTCCCCCAGGCGGACGTGTTCGACGTGCGCCGCAACACCAACGCGAGCATCGCCTTCGGCCACGGGCTGCACTTCTGCCTCGGCGCGAACCTGGCGCGGCTGGAGCTGCAACTCGTGGTGGGACGCATCCTCGAGCGCTTCCCGACGATCCAGCTCGTCCGGGAGCCCTCGTTCGGGCCCCATCCCGTCATCCGGAAGATGGAGTCGCTCGAGGTGAAGCTCAACGCCCGCTAG
- a CDS encoding cellulose binding domain-containing protein has translation MKTTWKQGLLAAVSLVVPLSESLAGTADFTVQYQNYNAAAPNDNIIEAGIQLRNNTGAAIPLKNVVVRYWFTKNGATPTPACWWWNSPDCSALSLTTASVSATNADQYVEIRFNDAAGSLAAGATSGPIDLGITFGGTNVNEADDYSYGNVTAPTAWSKITVHDVGSAALSGLRGGTPPSGSTQPPPTVGAEFFDDFTYNGTGESAFTNLWNVRTYAGPPGVSGATWTAGNVSFVTDGSDRLLRLKAGTNGTSAGTTHTEVISRAQKFKYGTYATRIRFRDTTLSGPRVFGDKYVETFFAIAPYGDPNYSEQDYEYLPNGGWGQGNTPTMFLTSFDRNIKGSPERKLSYSHDGWHTLVLHTSPSGNVYHIDGVERANHPAWYAPIINQFLDFQMWFIELGPAGEARTYYEDVDWVYFAKDTYLDTNAVNAKVTSLRGASVPRKDTVP, from the coding sequence ATGAAGACGACCTGGAAGCAGGGCCTGCTGGCGGCGGTCTCGCTGGTGGTGCCCCTGAGCGAGAGTCTCGCCGGAACGGCGGACTTCACCGTGCAGTACCAGAACTACAACGCCGCGGCGCCCAACGACAACATCATCGAGGCGGGCATCCAGCTGCGCAACAACACCGGGGCGGCCATCCCGCTCAAGAACGTGGTGGTGCGCTATTGGTTCACGAAGAACGGCGCCACGCCGACGCCCGCGTGCTGGTGGTGGAACTCGCCGGACTGCTCCGCCCTGTCGCTGACGACGGCGAGCGTGTCCGCCACCAACGCGGACCAGTACGTGGAGATCCGCTTCAACGACGCCGCGGGCAGCCTGGCGGCGGGCGCCACGAGCGGCCCCATCGACCTGGGCATCACCTTTGGTGGCACCAACGTCAACGAGGCGGATGACTACTCGTACGGCAACGTGACGGCGCCCACCGCCTGGAGCAAGATCACCGTGCACGACGTGGGCTCGGCGGCGCTCTCCGGCCTGCGCGGGGGCACGCCGCCCTCGGGCAGCACCCAGCCGCCGCCCACGGTGGGCGCGGAGTTCTTCGACGACTTCACCTACAACGGCACGGGCGAGTCGGCGTTCACCAACCTCTGGAACGTGCGCACGTACGCGGGCCCCCCTGGCGTGAGCGGCGCGACGTGGACCGCGGGCAACGTGTCCTTCGTGACCGACGGCTCGGATCGGCTCTTGCGCCTCAAGGCGGGCACCAACGGCACCTCGGCGGGCACCACGCACACGGAGGTCATCTCCCGGGCACAGAAGTTCAAGTACGGCACCTACGCCACGCGCATCCGCTTCCGCGACACGACGCTGTCCGGCCCGCGCGTCTTCGGCGACAAGTACGTGGAGACCTTCTTCGCCATCGCGCCCTACGGCGATCCCAACTACTCGGAGCAGGACTACGAGTACCTGCCCAACGGCGGCTGGGGCCAGGGCAACACGCCCACCATGTTCCTCACGTCGTTCGACCGGAACATCAAGGGCAGCCCCGAGCGCAAGCTCAGCTACAGCCACGACGGCTGGCACACGCTCGTGCTGCACACCTCGCCCTCGGGCAACGTCTACCACATCGACGGCGTGGAGCGGGCCAACCACCCGGCCTGGTACGCCCCCATCATCAACCAGTTCCTCGACTTCCAGATGTGGTTCATCGAGCTGGGCCCCGCCGGCGAGGCGCGCACCTACTACGAGGACGTGGACTGGGTGTACTTCGCCAAGGACACGTACCTGGACACCAACGCCGTCAACGCCAAGGTGACGAGCCTGCGCGGCGCCTCCGTGCCGCGCAAGGACACCGTGCCCTGA
- a CDS encoding protein phosphatase 2C domain-containing protein, which translates to MCSRMNTDHFFTTGQLHVSRGEPCEDYALSGAFDTDTVYGAVSDGCSGMEAHTDVGARAICFAFQKALRPRSREPLQAFGPAFFPALKGEFQANHISSDRQDYFASLVGFVANPREAAIYLFGSGAYVLRYADGRHKVVWFEWDGNAPFYLNYCLHEDLYREYVGDIQKGIDDPAHEHFIVFRVAEDGRIRVLESGSLRHEFDSLEQGHVACFRPVDEGIEAMAVITDGIFKMGQVQAPEVVRELLTFEERRGGFVKRRLTQVLEAFAQQGSLPRDDLGIACVWFGAE; encoded by the coding sequence ATGTGTTCGCGAATGAACACCGACCACTTCTTCACCACGGGCCAGCTCCACGTCAGCCGGGGCGAGCCCTGCGAGGACTACGCCTTGTCGGGCGCGTTCGACACGGACACGGTCTACGGCGCGGTGTCGGATGGGTGCTCGGGGATGGAGGCCCACACCGACGTGGGCGCCCGGGCCATCTGCTTCGCCTTCCAGAAGGCGCTGCGGCCGCGCAGCCGCGAGCCCCTGCAGGCCTTCGGGCCGGCCTTCTTCCCGGCGTTGAAGGGCGAGTTCCAGGCCAATCACATCTCATCGGATCGGCAGGACTACTTCGCCTCGCTGGTGGGCTTCGTGGCCAACCCCCGGGAAGCGGCCATCTACCTCTTCGGCAGTGGCGCCTACGTGCTGCGCTACGCGGATGGCCGCCACAAGGTCGTCTGGTTCGAGTGGGACGGCAACGCGCCCTTCTACCTCAACTACTGCCTGCACGAGGATCTGTACCGGGAATACGTCGGCGACATCCAGAAGGGCATCGACGATCCCGCGCACGAGCACTTCATCGTGTTCCGGGTCGCGGAGGATGGACGCATCCGGGTGCTGGAGTCGGGCTCGCTGCGGCACGAGTTCGATTCGCTCGAGCAGGGCCATGTGGCGTGCTTCCGTCCCGTGGACGAGGGCATCGAGGCCATGGCGGTGATCACCGACGGCATCTTCAAGATGGGCCAGGTGCAGGCCCCGGAGGTCGTCCGGGAGCTGCTCACCTTCGAGGAGCGCCGCGGGGGGTTCGTCAAACGTCGGTTGACCCAGGTGCTGGAGGCCTTCGCCCAGCAGGGCAGCCTCCCGCGCGATGACCTCGGCATCGCCTGTGTCTGGTTCGGCGCCGAGTAG